Proteins from one Bacillota bacterium genomic window:
- a CDS encoding ABC transporter permease, translating to MTKAAMDWARVCASKRGLSTIRTILRNYGIILAFVSLFVVLSFSTPAFLTVRNLHNIVDQSAEVGIVACAMTLAIISGNFDLSVGAIFAFAGCLAAMVAANGYVGAGLILGVLAGLLFGLINGSIIAGFRAHSFIATLATGYMIRGLAMILTGGRLIIVGSPAFKTLGQGSFMGIKYPIFVLLVWVVFTWMLLSKTTFGRAVYAIGGNAEAARLSGIRVDRVRTLIFGLNGISAALAGLLTVSRISQGQADIGSLVDLQAISRVVIGGTSILGGEGAIWRTVFGVLLMRLMANGFNILNVSPFYQRVFEGAVILFAVALDTLTRSRRQS from the coding sequence ATGACCAAAGCAGCGATGGATTGGGCGAGGGTGTGCGCAAGTAAGCGCGGGCTGTCAACGATCCGGACGATCCTGCGCAATTATGGCATTATCCTGGCGTTCGTCTCATTGTTCGTGGTTCTTTCTTTTTCAACTCCGGCGTTTCTAACTGTTAGGAACCTGCATAACATTGTGGACCAGTCAGCCGAGGTTGGTATTGTGGCTTGTGCGATGACTCTAGCAATCATTAGCGGCAACTTCGATCTTTCGGTAGGGGCCATCTTCGCCTTTGCGGGATGCTTAGCAGCGATGGTTGCCGCCAATGGGTACGTGGGGGCGGGGTTGATACTGGGCGTGCTGGCTGGTCTTCTGTTTGGGCTGATAAATGGCTCTATTATTGCGGGATTTCGTGCTCATTCGTTCATCGCTACCCTGGCTACGGGTTACATGATCCGGGGGTTGGCGATGATTCTGACGGGTGGCCGGCTGATCATAGTGGGCAGCCCGGCGTTCAAGACCCTCGGCCAAGGCAGTTTCATGGGTATCAAGTACCCCATCTTCGTGCTGCTTGTCTGGGTGGTGTTCACCTGGATGTTGCTTTCGAAGACCACGTTTGGACGGGCGGTTTATGCCATCGGCGGCAACGCTGAAGCCGCTCGCCTGTCCGGCATCCGGGTGGACCGGGTAAGGACTCTCATATTCGGGCTTAACGGCATCAGTGCTGCACTTGCAGGGCTCCTGACGGTGTCACGCATAAGCCAGGGTCAAGCGGATATCGGTTCGCTGGTGGATTTGCAGGCGATCTCGCGGGTGGTCATTGGTGGTACCAGCATCCTGGGGGGAGAAGGTGCTATCTGGCGCACCGTTTTCGGGGTCTTGTTAATGCGATTAATGGCCAACGGGTTCAATATCCTTAACGTTTCGCCGTTTTACCAGCGCGTGTTCGAAGGGGCAGTGATCCTCTTTGCCGTCGCCCTCGACACGCTGACCCGCTCCCGGCGTCAAAGCTAA
- a CDS encoding tyrosine-type recombinase/integrase, with protein MELRELSRRVRVRHGKGRKYREVPLNVTIRKVLKEYLESGHPGGEWLFLNRYGERLNERSAERVVRKYARLAGLDRVTVHTLRHTFCKMLVDAGESLDRVAALAGHASLNTMARYTRPSFRDLERAVGRLAWA; from the coding sequence GTGGAGCTCAGGGAGCTGTCGCGCCGGGTGCGGGTAAGGCACGGCAAGGGCCGCAAGTACCGCGAGGTGCCGCTGAACGTGACCATCCGCAAGGTGCTCAAGGAGTACCTGGAGTCCGGCCATCCGGGTGGCGAGTGGCTGTTCCTGAACCGCTACGGGGAGCGGCTCAACGAGCGTTCCGCGGAGCGGGTGGTGCGGAAGTACGCCCGGCTCGCCGGCCTGGACCGGGTCACCGTGCATACGCTCAGGCACACGTTCTGCAAGATGCTGGTTGACGCTGGCGAGAGCCTGGACCGGGTGGCAGCGCTGGCGGGGCATGCGAGCCTGAACACGATGGCGCGGTATACGAGGCCGTCGTTCAGGGATCTTGAGAGGGCTGTCGGCCGGCTTGCCTGGGCATGA
- a CDS encoding sugar ABC transporter ATP-binding protein, whose amino-acid sequence MGNQPIAILRSISKRFDGVEALRDVSLAIERGTIHALVGENGAGKSTLGKIMGGVYRPDSGQILVEGRPVAYGSPRDALADGIALISQEVALVSQRTVLDNVFLGIESIRRGFVQNGEMRKRYEQLTTHSGLYIPPDALVSSLRLAEQKKVEILRAVARDARLIIMDEPTAALSAEETQRLFSLIRRLKAIGTTIVYVSHFLEEVLSLADTVTVLRNGQCIRTSPVSQETPESLVESMLGRYVSLGFPEKIYPAARAPVALSVNGLDRNGAFADISFEIRAGEIVGLAGLVGSGRSEVARAIFGADRRTAGTIRVRGKVVNPRSPREAIEAGIALLPESRKLQGLILKLPVGHNVSLPYLRQVAWGPFVRSHIEHRRVGQLLSELDVRPADPRVEARSLSGGNQQKVLFAKWLFGQPYVLIADEPTAGVDVGAKRAIYRLIHSLGREGVAVLLISSDLAEVLGLAHRVLAMRRGRIVGEFSGSELTQDGVMHAIFAADQGGADE is encoded by the coding sequence ATGGGCAATCAGCCGATAGCGATCCTGCGGTCCATAAGTAAGCGATTTGACGGCGTCGAGGCACTCAGGGACGTTTCCCTTGCCATCGAGCGCGGGACAATCCACGCCCTGGTGGGCGAAAACGGGGCGGGCAAGTCGACGCTCGGGAAAATAATGGGCGGAGTGTATCGGCCTGACAGTGGTCAGATCCTGGTGGAGGGACGTCCCGTCGCTTATGGTTCACCGCGGGATGCGTTGGCGGACGGCATTGCCCTGATCTCGCAGGAGGTTGCGCTTGTCTCTCAGCGAACAGTGTTGGACAACGTTTTCCTGGGCATCGAGAGCATCCGGCGGGGGTTTGTGCAGAATGGTGAAATGCGTAAGCGGTACGAACAGTTGACAACTCACTCAGGGTTGTACATCCCTCCGGATGCTCTCGTGTCTTCCTTGCGCCTAGCTGAACAAAAGAAGGTGGAAATCCTTCGGGCTGTTGCGCGGGATGCCCGGCTGATTATCATGGATGAGCCCACGGCTGCTCTGTCCGCGGAGGAAACCCAGAGGCTGTTCTCCCTCATACGGAGGCTGAAGGCGATAGGCACCACCATTGTGTACGTGTCTCACTTCCTCGAAGAAGTACTCTCCCTCGCGGATACAGTGACCGTACTCCGCAACGGCCAGTGCATCAGGACCTCGCCGGTGAGCCAGGAGACACCGGAGAGCCTGGTTGAGTCAATGCTCGGCCGGTACGTCTCCCTCGGTTTTCCGGAGAAGATATACCCCGCGGCTAGAGCACCTGTTGCGCTGTCGGTAAATGGTTTGGACCGGAATGGGGCGTTCGCGGACATTTCTTTTGAGATCCGCGCGGGAGAGATCGTCGGGCTGGCTGGGCTGGTTGGCAGCGGCCGGTCGGAGGTGGCCCGAGCCATCTTCGGGGCGGATCGGCGGACCGCAGGAACGATCCGGGTTCGGGGGAAGGTTGTGAACCCACGCTCGCCCCGGGAAGCGATCGAGGCCGGTATTGCCTTGCTACCCGAAAGCCGGAAACTTCAAGGCCTCATCCTAAAGCTTCCGGTGGGGCACAATGTCTCGCTACCGTACCTTCGGCAAGTGGCGTGGGGGCCCTTTGTACGGTCGCATATTGAGCATCGACGGGTGGGGCAATTGCTCTCGGAACTGGATGTCAGGCCGGCAGATCCTCGGGTCGAAGCCAGATCACTGTCGGGTGGGAACCAGCAGAAGGTCCTCTTTGCAAAGTGGCTCTTCGGGCAGCCGTATGTATTGATAGCTGATGAGCCGACCGCGGGCGTGGACGTTGGTGCGAAGCGTGCAATATACCGACTAATCCATTCCCTCGGGCGCGAAGGGGTGGCCGTTTTGCTGATCTCCTCTGACCTGGCAGAGGTGCTTGGCCTCGCCCACCGGGTCCTCGCGATGCGTCGAGGCCGCATCGTTGGGGAGTTTTCAGGTTCCGAGCTAACGCAAGATGGGGTGATGCATGCGATCTTTGCCGCAGACCAGGGTGGTGCCGACGAATGA
- a CDS encoding glycyl-radical enzyme activating protein encodes MAGVIFDIMRYAIHDGPGIRTVVFLKGCPMSCWWCHNPEGQRPGQEIMLWAGRCIGCGECLKVCRHGAIINQGGTVLAVTEKCTLCGDCVTVCHAGARTIVGREVTAEEVMAEIRKDRDFYEESGGGVTFSGGEPLAQPGFLELLLKRCKEEEYRTAVETTGLAKLEDLLRISETTDLFLYDLKLMDDKEHRKFTGTSNRVILDNLKALSLYHESIIVRVPIIPGVTDSEHNLLRLGEFLSGLRSVREVHLLPYHRHGADKYTRLSRRYSLPEMRPPDDETMNRIAERLKAAHKRIKIGG; translated from the coding sequence GTGGCGGGGGTAATCTTCGACATCATGAGGTATGCCATCCACGACGGGCCCGGAATTCGGACGGTGGTGTTTCTAAAGGGCTGTCCGATGAGTTGTTGGTGGTGCCATAACCCTGAAGGCCAGAGGCCTGGCCAGGAGATCATGTTGTGGGCGGGAAGGTGCATTGGTTGCGGCGAGTGCCTTAAGGTCTGCCGGCACGGAGCCATAATCAACCAGGGTGGTACCGTGCTGGCGGTTACCGAGAAGTGCACACTGTGTGGAGATTGCGTGACAGTTTGCCATGCCGGGGCGCGGACGATCGTGGGCAGGGAGGTCACTGCGGAGGAGGTCATGGCTGAGATCCGGAAGGACAGGGATTTCTACGAGGAATCGGGGGGCGGAGTAACCTTCTCAGGGGGTGAACCACTGGCACAGCCAGGTTTTCTAGAGCTTCTGCTGAAGAGGTGCAAAGAAGAAGAGTACCGCACGGCTGTCGAGACCACGGGGTTGGCCAAGCTGGAGGATCTTCTAAGGATAAGCGAGACGACCGACCTGTTCTTGTACGACCTGAAACTGATGGATGACAAAGAGCACAGGAAGTTCACGGGTACCTCCAACAGGGTGATACTCGACAACCTTAAGGCCTTATCACTCTATCACGAGAGCATCATAGTACGAGTTCCCATTATACCTGGGGTGACTGACAGCGAACATAACCTCCTCAGGCTGGGCGAGTTCCTGTCAGGCTTGAGGAGCGTGAGAGAGGTGCATTTGCTCCCGTATCACAGGCACGGCGCTGACAAGTACACGCGGCTGAGCAGGCGCTACAGTCTACCGGAAATGCGGCCGCCGGACGACGAAACGATGAACAGGATTGCGGAGAGGCTGAAGGCTGCTCACAAGAGGATCAAGATCGGGGGGTAG
- a CDS encoding glycyl radical protein yields the protein MNERVAILRRQSLDLKPFITSERAELVTRFYREYGAAVSVPVRRALAFRYLMENKAIYIGEGELIVGERGPGPKATPTYPELCCHSLEDLEILNSREKVPFAVSAEVRGVYREEIIPFWKGKSMRDMIFAEMSDEWKTAYECGVFTEFMEQRAPGHTVLDDKIYRKGFLDFKRDIQASRDRLDYLNDPEAYVKREELKAMAICADAIIRFAERHAEKARELAGKERDPHRREELEQIAEVCSRVPAYPPRSFWEALQAYWFVHLGVITELNPWDAFNPGRLDQHLYPFYKKGLEDGTLTVEKARELLQCFWIKFNNQPAPPKVGVTAAESATYTDFANINLGGLKPDGSNGVNELTYLLLEVIDEMRLVQPSTNIQLSRKSPDRFLKAACRVIRKGWGQPSIFNCDAIIEELLRQGKCLEDARNGGASGCVETGAFGKESYILTGYFNLVKILELALHNGVDSRTGKQAGPRTGDACQFTSYEQLFHAFRAQLRYFIDIKIKGSNIIERMFAHYMPVPFLSILIDDCIQKGKDYNDGGARYNTNYIQGVGLGTATDSLSAIKYHVFDERNLTMSQLLEVLQANFSGEERVRQMLLHRTPRYGNDDDYADSVMTSIFNAFYEAVDGRGNTKGGVYRINMLPTTCHVYFGSVVGATPDGRKAWQPLSEGISPVQGADRRGPTAVIKSAAKMDHVRTGGTLLNQKFTPQIVEGDEGIDRLANLVRTYFRLGGHHIQFNVIGVETLRAAQKDPEKYRHLIVRVAGYSDYFCDLSKPLQDEIIARTEHSSF from the coding sequence ATGAACGAGCGGGTTGCCATACTGAGGCGGCAGAGTCTGGATCTGAAGCCCTTCATAACCAGCGAGAGGGCCGAACTGGTGACGCGGTTTTATCGGGAGTATGGTGCAGCGGTTTCCGTTCCCGTCCGCCGGGCGCTGGCGTTCAGGTACCTAATGGAGAACAAGGCCATTTACATCGGGGAGGGAGAACTGATAGTAGGGGAGAGGGGTCCTGGCCCCAAGGCTACGCCTACGTATCCGGAACTCTGCTGCCACAGCCTGGAGGACCTCGAGATACTCAACTCCAGGGAGAAAGTACCCTTTGCGGTGAGTGCCGAAGTGAGGGGCGTGTACCGGGAGGAGATCATACCCTTCTGGAAGGGCAAGTCGATGCGGGACATGATATTCGCGGAGATGTCGGATGAGTGGAAGACCGCGTACGAGTGCGGCGTTTTCACCGAATTCATGGAGCAGAGGGCGCCTGGTCACACCGTCCTGGACGACAAGATCTACCGTAAGGGTTTCCTTGACTTCAAGAGAGATATCCAGGCCAGCCGCGACAGGCTGGACTACCTGAACGATCCCGAGGCGTATGTCAAGCGGGAAGAATTGAAGGCCATGGCGATATGTGCTGACGCGATCATCAGGTTCGCAGAGCGGCACGCCGAGAAAGCGAGGGAGTTGGCCGGAAAGGAAAGGGATCCCCACAGAAGGGAGGAACTGGAGCAGATCGCGGAGGTTTGCAGCCGCGTGCCTGCTTATCCCCCCAGGAGTTTCTGGGAGGCGTTGCAGGCGTACTGGTTCGTTCACCTGGGGGTTATCACCGAGCTGAACCCCTGGGATGCCTTCAACCCGGGGCGGCTCGACCAGCATCTTTATCCGTTCTACAAGAAGGGGCTTGAGGACGGCACGCTGACTGTGGAAAAGGCAAGGGAGTTGCTGCAGTGCTTCTGGATCAAGTTCAACAACCAACCTGCGCCACCCAAGGTCGGCGTAACTGCCGCGGAGAGCGCCACATACACGGATTTCGCCAACATCAACCTGGGTGGTCTCAAGCCCGATGGTTCCAACGGGGTTAACGAGCTCACGTATCTCCTTCTCGAAGTGATCGATGAGATGAGATTGGTACAGCCGAGCACGAACATCCAGCTGAGCAGGAAGAGCCCAGACCGGTTCCTCAAGGCAGCGTGCAGGGTGATCCGCAAGGGCTGGGGGCAGCCGTCGATATTCAACTGCGATGCGATCATCGAGGAACTTCTGCGCCAGGGCAAGTGCCTTGAGGATGCGCGGAACGGCGGTGCAAGTGGATGTGTCGAGACCGGTGCATTTGGGAAGGAAAGCTACATCCTCACCGGCTACTTCAATCTCGTGAAGATACTGGAGCTCGCTCTGCACAACGGTGTTGACTCGCGGACCGGGAAGCAGGCTGGTCCGAGGACAGGGGATGCCTGTCAATTCACGAGCTACGAGCAACTTTTCCACGCCTTCAGGGCCCAGCTCAGGTACTTCATAGACATCAAGATCAAAGGGAGCAACATCATTGAAAGGATGTTCGCTCACTACATGCCGGTGCCTTTCCTGTCCATTCTTATTGACGACTGCATCCAGAAGGGCAAAGACTACAACGATGGCGGGGCGCGTTACAACACCAACTACATCCAGGGGGTTGGTTTGGGAACGGCGACGGACAGCCTTTCCGCGATCAAGTATCACGTGTTCGACGAGAGAAACCTGACCATGAGCCAGTTGCTGGAGGTGCTGCAGGCGAACTTCTCGGGCGAGGAGAGAGTGCGACAGATGCTGCTTCACAGGACGCCCAGATACGGCAACGATGATGACTACGCCGATTCCGTCATGACTTCCATATTCAATGCGTTCTACGAAGCAGTGGATGGAAGGGGTAACACGAAGGGAGGGGTGTACCGAATAAACATGCTTCCGACCACGTGCCACGTGTACTTCGGTTCGGTCGTGGGAGCCACGCCGGACGGGAGAAAGGCCTGGCAACCGCTCTCCGAAGGCATTTCGCCCGTGCAGGGTGCCGACCGGCGCGGGCCCACGGCGGTCATCAAGTCTGCCGCCAAGATGGACCACGTGCGTACGGGTGGCACCCTGCTGAACCAGAAATTTACTCCCCAGATCGTCGAGGGTGATGAGGGAATTGACAGGCTGGCCAACTTGGTGCGGACCTATTTCCGGCTGGGCGGCCACCACATCCAGTTTAACGTGATTGGCGTGGAGACCCTGCGTGCTGCGCAGAAGGACCCGGAGAAGTACAGGCACCTCATCGTCCGTGTGGCGGGGTACAGCGATTACTTTTGCGACCTCAGCAAACCTCTCCAGGACGAGATCATAGCCCGGACGGAGCACAGCTCTTTTTGA
- a CDS encoding CPBP family glutamic-type intramembrane protease has translation MNFADGNETALKLLKPGPDELGWWLVITIPIRFATAIFTSRLLEEPGWRGFALVELQRRLPREPASLVVGSYWLLWHQPMNIAFDVYPSLHGYVSMVAASFVIDSIQPFGPEPPGPDARAPGLG, from the coding sequence ATGAACTTCGCTGACGGGAATGAGACGGCGCTCAAGCTCCTGAAGCCGGGCCCCGACGAGTTGGGATGGTGGCTGGTGATCACCATCCCCATCCGCTTTGCGACCGCGATTTTCACGAGCCGGCTCCTTGAGGAGCCGGGATGGCGAGGATTTGCCCTGGTCGAACTCCAGAGAAGGCTCCCTCGGGAGCCGGCCAGCCTGGTCGTCGGTTCCTACTGGTTGCTCTGGCACCAGCCCATGAACATAGCTTTCGACGTGTACCCATCGCTCCACGGCTATGTCTCGATGGTGGCGGCGTCCTTTGTGATCGACTCCATACAACCTTTCGGACCGGAACCTCCTGGCCCCGATGCTCGTGCACCAGGCCTCGGGTAA